The Branchiostoma floridae strain S238N-H82 chromosome 8, Bfl_VNyyK, whole genome shotgun sequence genome has a segment encoding these proteins:
- the LOC118420547 gene encoding uncharacterized protein LOC118420547 isoform X2: MAAQPGFQLSQAEEGDYHSATEMQQALTDFWRPLHILKGRKSPTWRVETSDVKDTAGLGRKCDQPGFQLSCAEEGDYHIATEVQQAATERWSQQAEHSRHIRQFFAASTLDDSRHGAHGFGFFREACTYLVTSI; the protein is encoded by the exons ATggcag cTCAGCCCGGATTCCAGCTCTCCCAGGCCGAGGAAGGCGACTACCACAGCGCGACTGAGATGCAGCAAGCTCTGACAGACTTTTGGCGGCCTCTTCACATTTTGAAAGGGCGGAAGAGTCCTACCTGGCGGGTCGAAACGTCGGATGTTAAAGATACGGCAGGTTTGGGGCGAAAATGCG atcAGCCCGGTTTCCAGCTCTCCTGTGCCGAGGAAGGTGACTACCACATCGCGACCGAGGTGCAGCAAGCTGCGACAGAGCGTTGGAGCCAGCAAGCCGAGCATTCCCGACACATACGGCAGTTCTTCGCGGCATCGACACTAGACGACAGCCGTCACGGAGCGCACGGCTTTGGTTTTTTCAGGGAGGCGTGCACGTATTTGGTGACATCGATTTGA
- the LOC118420547 gene encoding uncharacterized protein LOC118420547 isoform X1, translating to MAAAQPGFQLSQAEEGDYHSATEMQQALTDFWRPLHILKGRKSPTWRVETSDVKDTAGLGRKCDQPGFQLSCAEEGDYHIATEVQQAATERWSQQAEHSRHIRQFFAASTLDDSRHGAHGFGFFREACTYLVTSI from the exons ATggcag cagcTCAGCCCGGATTCCAGCTCTCCCAGGCCGAGGAAGGCGACTACCACAGCGCGACTGAGATGCAGCAAGCTCTGACAGACTTTTGGCGGCCTCTTCACATTTTGAAAGGGCGGAAGAGTCCTACCTGGCGGGTCGAAACGTCGGATGTTAAAGATACGGCAGGTTTGGGGCGAAAATGCG atcAGCCCGGTTTCCAGCTCTCCTGTGCCGAGGAAGGTGACTACCACATCGCGACCGAGGTGCAGCAAGCTGCGACAGAGCGTTGGAGCCAGCAAGCCGAGCATTCCCGACACATACGGCAGTTCTTCGCGGCATCGACACTAGACGACAGCCGTCACGGAGCGCACGGCTTTGGTTTTTTCAGGGAGGCGTGCACGTATTTGGTGACATCGATTTGA